ACCAGGCCTACGATGACGAGAGCCAGGATCTGCGGCTCGATCGGCTGACGATAGTCCATCGAAGCATGCGTCAGATAGTACGGGATAGGAAACAGTACTACGAGTGCGAGGTACGGCATGACCGAGCGCCAGTCCTGCCGCAGCCAACGGCGGATACCGCGTAGCATTAGCAGGGTAAGACCGGTGCAGAAGAACAAATTCGGGATGTCGAAGGGCTCACGCTTCAGATAATCACGATCGAAGCTCCAGAAGCTGGTCCAGTAACGCAGAGTCCTGCGCAGCGTGACAGCCGCGAAGTGGCGAGGATGCTGACGGACAAAACGTACGGAAAGATCGTGCTTTTCGGCCAGGTACGCCGTCTCTCCCATCTCGACCCACTTCTTCATCTCGTAGTCATTGCTTGCCGGATGCGCTGCAGGAGGGTTCGTCACCGAAGTGTCTCCATGGTTGCCTGCATAGAACTCGAGCCAGAAACCATCGCGCAAAGGTACGGCCGTATGCAGGACACGCTGGTTGCGGATCGACCATGGCAGGACAACGACGATTGTTGCCAGCACCGCAACCGCCATACGGCGAATCCACGGTCCCCCCTCGCGGCGTACACGCCAGCCGGCAAGCAGAAGCAGGAACGGAAGCGAAGTCAGGACCGAGGGATTTGAAAGCAGCGTAACGCCGAAGAGCGCACCGAAGGCAGCCCAGCCGATCGACCGGTGAGCACTGTGCAGCACCTGTGCTGCCCAGAAGCAGCAGGCAAAAAGCAGCGAAGTCAGAGCGTAGTCCCAGACCTGGGATGCGGAAAAGTAGATGGCGAAGGGGTAGAGCGCCCAACCCCATGCTGCCCAGCGCGCCGCTCGCTGACCGGCCACATTACGAACACTGAAATAGACCGGAATGCAGGTCAGCGCCGAGAAGAGACTGTTGATCGCCAGCAATACATAGGCAGCCTGCAGCGTATAGAGCCCGAACACGCGAAAGACCCCGGACATCAGGTACGGATAGATGGGTGGGACCAGTGCCGTGGGTCCGGTCAACGGCAGGAAAGGCGCGCTGAAGCCATGGCCGAAGAAGAGACTGCGGGCCACCCATCCCATTTCGGCGCCGAAATCGCCGTGATCGAACGTTGGTTTGGCAATATCACCGGCGGCGAATACAGCAACGATCAGCCGAATCGCCAGAGCAAAGAAGACTACCGCGGGTAGGAGCCGGACTGGAGAATCGAAACTTTCCCGAAGACGGGAGAACCACGAAGAAGGCTTCGTGCGCGTCGCGAAAACTGTCGTCATGCCACCTCACCGGAGGTGCAAGACGCGGGGGATGTCGCCGTGCCAAAGCCGGCGAGTTTGTTTTCTTGCATGTAGCTCCTTCATGAGCCTCTTGGACGTGTTCTTTTTGCTTTTGAACTACGAACGCACTAAAAAAATCTCTCGTATGAGGAGCGCAATCGATCGAATGTCGCGTCTAAAGTTGCCCTAGTCTCTCATCCCAAAGGCCTTAAAATGTTAAAAATCTGATGCCTTTCCTGATCACCAGCCGAACGAATCCCCGTTTAAAGCAGCTTCGAGCTGCGCTGGATGGACTGACCCGGCTCTCCGAAGGCTACATCGGCATTGAAGGCGAGCATCTACTGGAAGAGGCCCTTCGCAGTGGCCTCGAAGTAAAGTCCGTCTTTTTGCGCGAGGACCGGGTCCTTCCGGCATCCCTTATTCTGCCTCCAACCTTGGAAGTCATCTCCGTCGCAAAGGATGCCTTTGTTTCGGCGACGGAGTCTCCACAGGGGGTTGCCGCATTGGTTATCCCTCCCCGGCACTCCCCCGAGGCGCTGCTGCGTGGTAAGCCGCTGATCGTCGTTACCGAGGCCCTTCAGGATCCAGGCAACCTGGGCACCCTGATCCGTACGGCGGAGGCCTTCGGAGCGACCGGCCTGGTGACGCTTTCAGGGACTGTATCGCCCTGGAACCAGAAAGCGCTGCGTGCCTCCGCCGGGTCGGCGCTGCGGCTGCCGATCGTTGCCGGGGATACGGCAACCATCGATCTGCTGCGCCGTAACGGAGTCCGGATTCTTGCAGCCGTCCCGGCAGATGGCATTCCCGCAACCAAGGCCGGCCTGGTGGAACCGTGTGCCATCCTTCTGGGAAATGAAGGCGCGGGGCTCTCGGCCTCGATGCTCGGCCTCGCCGATGAACGCATTACTATTCCCACGCCAGGACCGACAGAAAGCCTGAACGCCGCGGTAGCCGGCAGCATCCTTCTCTATGAAGCAGCGCGGCAACGCGCAGGTGAGCAGTAGAGCATTTTCCCTGTTGCTGGGTGTCTCGGAAGAAGAGTACAGCGGCGTTTTCATTGCGGAAAACGCCCATAGATGCGGAAGCCCTACACTACACCTACAGGGAAAATACTCTAACGATGGGACTCTTCGATGTATCGCCGATGGTGCAGGACACCGGCACGTCACGTGCTCCGCTGGCCGAACGTATGCGCCCTCGCACACTGGATGAATTCACCGGGCAGGAACACCTGCTTGGTCCCGGCAAGCCGTTGCGCACCCAGATCGAACAGGACGATGCCGCCTCCATCATTCTGTGGGGGCCGCCGGGAGTCGGTAAGACGACGCTGGCGAAGATCATCGCGCGCGTGACCCAGGCCACCTTTATCGAGTTTTCGGCGGTACTCTCCGGCATCAAAGAGATCAAGCAGGTGATGGCAGACGCGGAGAAAGCCGCCCAGATGGGTTCGCGCACGATCCTGTTCGTCGATGAGATTCACCGCTTTAACAAGGCACAACAGGACGCCTTTCTGCCCTACGTCGAGCGCGGCTCCATTCGCCTGATCGGAGCGACGACCGAGAACCCCTCCTTTGAAATTAACGCCGCACTGCTCTCCCGTTGCCGTGTCTACACCCTGCAGCAGCTCACGCAGCCGCAAATTATCAGCCTGCTGCAACGTGCGCTGCACGATGAGGAACGGGGTCTCGGCAAGTTGGGCCTGGCAGCAGACGAAGCTGCAATGGCCACCATCGCCAGCTACTCCAGCGGAGACGCCCGCTATGCTCTGAATGCGCTGGAGGTCGCCGCAAAGCTGGCGGTCTCGCGTAAACAGAACGCGCTGACAGAATCGCTGGTCACCGATGCTCTGCAGCAGCGTGTGCTGCTCTATGACAAGAGCGGCGAACAGCACTACGACCTGATCTCGGCACTGCATAAGTCGGTGCGGAACTCCGACGCCGATGCCTCTCTGTACTGGCTTGGCCGGATGCTCGTCGCCGGCGAAGACCCCATGTATGTGGCGCGCAGAGTGGTCCGTATGGCCGTAGAGGATATCGGCCTGGCAGCGCCGGAGGCGCTCAATCTCTGCCTTTCAGCGCGCGATGCCATGCACTTCCTCGGTTCTCCGGAAGGAGAGCTCGCACTCGCCCAGGCCGTCACCTACCTGGCCCTGGCGCCGAAGTCGAATGCCGTTTACACCGCCTGGGGCGCGATCCAACAGGATATCCAGCGCACGGCTGCCGAGCCTGTGCCGCTGCACCTTCGCAATGCTCCCACCTCGCTGCTGAAGTCACTCGATTACGGGAAGGACTATCAGTACGCCCATGACGTCGAAGGCAAGGTGGCTGATATGGATTGCCTGCCTCCTTCTCTCGCGAACCGCCGCTACTACCAGCCCACGCAGGACGGCCGCGAAAAGCTGCTGGCGCAGCGTATGGAAGAGATCCGGCGCATCCGCGACTCGAAGCGTCGGCGCTAGCGACGAGAGCGTACATATCTACGAATCGTTCTAGCCGCCCTGACTTGCCTTCGGCTTGCGAAACGCATAGATGATGGCTAGTAGCGGCGGAGCCAGCAAGACTCCCCAAAAGGGGATGATGATGCCCAGCACAATCGGCCCGAAGAACGCCGCCCACCAGGGGACGCGTGCGGTCCGCTTCAGCAGATAGGGTTGAATCAGCAGGCCATCGATAGCGGCAATCGCCCCGTAGAGGCCCAGCAGCCAGCAGTAGCTGTACCAATCCTTGTCGGTGAACAGAAGCGCCAGGGCAGGACCGCAGACGCTGAGCACCGGCCCAAAGTTGGGAATGAACTGCAACAGACCGCCGAGCATGCCCCACAGCGGAGCCAGTGGGACGCCTATCAGGGTAAGTCCGAGCCACCATAACGCGCCTACGATCAGTGCATCGAGCGTCGTGGCCCGCCACCATGCGACCAGCGCACCACCGGCGGTCTTCAGTGCATCCCTCTCAAAGCCTGCCAAAGCACTCCTCCGGTGAAATCCGCATCCAACACCTTGGATGCGCCATCAAGCACACAAGAACACTACAGCACAGCACATGCACCATCCGCCCCTGGAGAACTCGATATGGCTGTAATGATGCAAGCTTTCTACTGGGACGCGCCAATCCACGAAAGCAAGATCGGTGAATGGTGGAACCACCTCAGAGAACTTACACCGCAGCTTACTGCCTCGGGCATCAATGCCCTTTGGCTTCCTCCCATCTCAAAAGCAGCGGATATCAGATCGAACGGTTATGACCCGTATGACTACTTCGACCTTGGAGACTTTGACCAGAAGGGCGGAACCAAGACGCTGTATGGCAATCGTGCCGAGTTGGAGGCACTCATCAAAACACTCCATGACCACCAGATCGGCGCCTATGCGGATATGGTGATCAATCACAACTCCGGCGCCGATGCCGAAGAAGTGAATCCGTTGGACGGGCAAAAACGCTGGACAAAGTTCACGCCTAAGTCGGGCAAGTTCCCTCGTGACTGGAACTGCTTTCATCCTTCGCGTTATGAACAGGTGATGATGGAGGGCGAAAACTTCGCCGGCTTCCCTCACCTGTGCCATCGCAATCCGCGTGTCTACGAAGCGATGTATGAGTACGCCCGCTTGCTCATCGAAGAGCTCAAGTTCGACGGCTTCCGCTTCGACTTCGTTAAAGGCTATGAACCATGGATGATCGGCCTGCTGGCGAAGTATCGTTATGAACGCGAAGGCACGGACTTCGTGCCGTTTGTCGTAGGCGAGCACTGGTCCTCGAAAGAAGAGATCGGTGGGTGGCTGGAACGAGTGAACCGCCACACAGACTCGCAGATCGCGGCGTTAGACTTTCCTCTGCGCTACAAGCTGAAAGATCTGTGCGACACACTGCAATATGACCTCAGGAATTTAACCGATGATGGCGCCGTCGTGACCAAGCGCCCGTTCAACGCCGTTACGTTCGTCGACAATCACGATATGGGCGACGATGAGATCATCAACGACAAGATGCTTGCCTATTCGTTCATTCTGGTGAACGAAGGCTACCCCTGTATCTTCTGGTACGACTACTTCAACCATGACCTCGCAAGGCCGCGGACGCCGAACGGGATCGATGCTTTGATCGACGTGCATCATCGGTATGCCGGCGGAGAAGCCTCCATCCTGCATGCGGACCCGGACTTGTACATCATGCAACGTGGCGGATTCGACCAGCAGCCGGGATTGGTCTATGTGCTGAACAATCTCGGAGACAAATGGTCAGGAACGTTGGTCAAAACACAGTGGCCGAACCAGAAGTTTCGTCCTCTCGCGTGGGACGGCCACGACATCGCCCATCCGGACGAGCGCCGCACGAATGAGGAGGGCCAGGCGGAGTTTCCCGCGCCTCCACGGGGATACTGTGTCTACGTTCCGGTAGAGGATTAAGACCACAAAATAACGGGTCAACCTTTCCACCGGCCATACGTCCATTAGCATGGATGTCGTTATGCCCTGGCCGAAAAAAATTTGTGCCCTCTGTGAGGAAGAATTCGAGCTGAAGCCTGACAAGCCCGGCTTCGCGAACCACTGCCCAACCTGTACCGCATTCGAGATGGAAGAAGCCGCCGCCAACCAGTCCTCGAAGGACGCCGATCAAGTCCGGTATGAGGCCGAAATGAACGAAGCCCGGCGCGCCTCCATCAAGAATCTGCTCTACCGCAAAGATAGCTAGCCAACAGCAAGGGCTATCATGGCAGGCATCTCTTGATTCCAGGAGTGTGCCACCCGTGAAGCCCTTTTCCCTTTCCCCGCGCATTGTCACCGTTCGCATCCTCTTGTGCATCGTCGCCGGTTCCATGGCGGCAGCCCAACCGGCCGCTCCCAGACCGCCGATGATCCCCTCCGGCGAGACGCGGAAGCTGACTTCTCACACCTACGCGATTGAAGACAAGGACACGACTCCGGGTGTGCCGAACATCGGCTTCGTGGTTGGTTCCCGCGGCATCCTGGTCATCGACACGGGAATGGGGCCGCGCAACGGCCAGACCGTAGTGGCCGAGGCGCAGAAGCTGGCTCCCGGACACCAGCTCTATCTCGTCACCACGCATGTACATCCCGAACACGATCTCGGCGCCGAAGCCTTCCCGCCGCAGACGAAGGTGATTCGATCGGCCGACCAGGAGAAGGACATTGCCCAGTACGGCCTGAGCATGGCCAACACCTTCATCGCTCGCAGTACCATCAATGCCGAGCTGCTTACCGGGGCAAATTTCCGCACCGCCGACATTCATTTCGACAAATCGTACGACCTCGACCTGGGCGGTATTACTGTCCGTATTCTGGCGATGGGGCCAAACCATACCCGTGGCGACACCGCAATCTGGGTACCGGCTGAACGGGTCCTGTTTTCCGGCGATGTTGCCATGAAGGGACTGCCGTCATTTGCCAGTCCCGATTCCAGCGTCAAGCAGTGGCTGGCCAGCCTGCAGACCTTTGCCGCCTTGAAACCGGCCATCGTTGTTCCCAGCCATGGGCCAATTGGAGACACCGGCTACATCACCGGCTATCAGTCATTGCTGACCACCGTGCGTGACCGCACCGCGGCGCTCAAACGGCAAGGGAAGTCTCTGGAAGAGGTGACATCCATTCTGACCGCCGAACTCAAGCCGAAGTATGCCGATACCAATCGCCTGGCCGGAGCTATCCGGACAGCCTATGCTGAAGCCTCGTAGCTGACCGCACGCATCGCGGCAAACAGAGCCTGCCATCCGTCGTCCCCCAGAGCCTTACGGAGACGTTTCTGCGCTCGCTGCCAATGCGGCATCGTGTCGGCTAGAAGCCGGCGGCCAATGGGGGTGACGCGCAACCCGCCGCGTCCACCCTCTACCCAGCCGCGTTTCTTCATCACAGCGATATCGCGCGAGACGGTGGTTTTATCCATGCACAGAGCATGGGCAAGACCGGCCTGCGTACAAAGCGGCATATGCTCCATCATTTGCAGCAGACCGAACTGTGCCGGCTCCATGTGTCCCACCATCTCCTCGGCATACAGGCGCGTCAAGATTCTCGCCAGGCGACGGGCAGACATGCAGGCACACGGAAGCTCTGGAAGAGCTGTCATTGCTTCGGCCCCAGAAGGCGCTTGAGCGGCTGCAGCGGAGCCAACGGCGTGAACTGGAGATCGACAAGACCGGCCTTATCCAGGGGCAGCGCGCCCATGATGCCCTTGGCATCTTCCACACTGGTGGCGTTCAGCAGAAAAACGACACCGGTGCCATCGGCACGCGAATACCACTGCAGGATCTTGCCGTCGAGATAAGCCTGGACGGTATCAGTAACCTCCTGCTGCATGACGGGGGCCACCTTCGACCGCATCTCCGGCTTGACGGTGAGGCTCACCAGAACGCAGGTGGGTTTCATAGGTGTCTGGGAATGCACGCTTCCCCAACCGGCAAGAAGCACGACGACGAGAAGAAATTTGCGCATGATGGCTCCTGAGACTATAAGTTGTATATACAACTTATAGTCGCTCTTCCTCCTCTTCGCCAAAGAAATTCTCCGAAACAGCTACAATCAAGCCATGAAGTTCGGCGTCCTCGTCTTCCCCGGATCCAACTGCGACCACGATACCTACAATGTGCTGGATGCCGTCGCGCATCAGCCGGTGACCTTCCTGTGGCATGAGTCGACCGATCTGCAGGGCTGCGATGCCATCCTTGTGCCGGGAGGCTTCGCTTATGGCGACTATCTCCGCACCGGAGCCATCGCCCACTTCGCCCCGGTGATGGGCGCTGTGAAGAAGTTTGCGGCGAACGGTGGCCTGGTGATGGGCATCTGCAACGGCTTCCAGATTCTGACCGAGAGTGGTCTGCTGCCAGGCGCGCTGATGCGCAATGCCGGCTTGAAGTACATCTGTAAACAGGTACACCTGCGGACAGAGACGACAGACTCGCCGTTTACCGCTTCCCTCTCCCCGGGGGAGGTGCTGCAGATGCCGGTCGGCCACATGGAAGGCAATTACTTCTGCGATGAGGCCACGCTGGCTCAGCTTGAAAAGCAGAATCGCGTCGCCTTCCGTTACGCCACTCCCGAAGGCCAGGTCACACCTGAGGCAAATCCCAATGGCTCCCTGAAGAACATTGCCGGTATCCTTTCTGAGGGACGCAATGTGCTCGGTCTGATGCCGCATCCGGATCGCTCCAGCGAGGTTATGCTCGGCTCTGCCGATGGCTTGAAACTGTTCCAGAACATGGTGTCGGCGCTTGCCGCCAGATGATAGGCTGAGCACTTCAGAATGATCGATCTTCATCATCATCTTCTCTATGGTCTCGACGATGGTGCGCGAACGCTGGAAGATTCGCTCAACATGACCCGCATGGCCATCGAAGACGGCATTACTCACATTGTGTGTACGCCGCATGCCAATCACCGGTATCGTTTCGATCCGGAGATCAACAACGCGCGTCTGAACGATATCAAGCAAGAGTTGAATCGCTCCGGCGATGGCGACAAGATCACCTTCGGGCTCGGCTGCGACTTCCACATGACGTACGACAACATCGAAGACGCCAAGGTGAATCCCGCCAAATACAGCATCAACGGCAACGGATACCTTCTGGTGGAGCTTCCCGATGAAGGCATTCCCGTCGGTCTGACCGAAACCTTCTACCAGCTCCAGCTCGCCGGCCTGACGCCGATCCTTACGCACCCGGAGCGCAATGCCACGCTACAGCGCAACCCGGACCGGATGAAGAACTGGATCCGCGGAGGCCTTCTGATCCAGGTCACGGCAGGTTCCGTCATCGGCCGCTTCGGCCGCCTGGCACAAGCCCTGGCCTCACGCATGCTGGCGGATAACTGGGTTCATGTGATCGCGACGGACGCACACAACGTCTCCAGCCGCCCGCCGAAGATGCGTCAGGCAACTGATGCCATCGAAGAGATGTACGGCGCTGAAACAGCCCGCCGTCTCTGCGTCGAGAACCCAAGGCGCATCTTCTACGGAAAGCAACTCGGAGAGCAGCCGGAACCGATCGGCATCTATGGCGACCTGCAGCCGAAGAAGTCCTGGTTCGATAAACTGCTCCGCCGCTAGAACGCGGGCGACACTTTTGTTTGTCATTTCGGAGCGGAGCGGAGAAATCTGCTTTTCTACCGATGTTTCTTACCCAGGCGGAAACTGGAAAGCAGATCCCTGCGGGATGAGAAATCAAAAAGCGGTCGCGCGAAGCGCGATACCCCACGCTAAGCCCGATAAAGCTGCGAAGAATGGGGCAACGAGGGTATCGGCTAGACCGAATTTTCGATCCAACCAGCAACCAGGAACCAGCACCTAGAAACTCTCTTTTACAGCGACAGTCCGCCGTCGACGCTGATCAGCTGCCCGGTAATGAAGTGCGGTCCGGTTGCAAAGAAAAGCACCGCTGCGGCCACCTCTTCGGCGCTCCCATTGCGCTTCATCGGTGTACGTTCGGCGAAGTGCTGATATTCGGCCTCCACGTCGCCGAAGACAATCATCCCAGGTGCGACACAGTTCACACTGATCTCCGGAGCCCATGCCTTGGCCATCGTCTGACTCAGCATGTGCAGGGCCGCCTTGGAGGTGCAGTAATGCCCGTGCGTTGCCCAGGGATGCAGACCTCCCAGGGAGCCGATGTTCACGATGCGTCCGTGACTGGCTTTCAGATAGGGAAATGCCGCCTGCGCCACCAGGAATGGTCCACGCGTATTAGTCTCTGCCATGGCATCCCATTGCTCGACTGTGAGGTGCTCAAGGGCCGCCGTCTCAAAACGGCCGGCGTTGTTCACCAGCAGATCCAACCCGCCCATCGTCTCCGCCGCCCGGTTCACTGCCTCCCGCACGCTTTGCGGCTGGCGCAGATCGCAGGAAACAGCATTGGCCGCCACACCCAGCGCCCTGATCTCTGAGATCACACGCTCGGCATCGGCCGAAGATTCCCGGTAGGTAATGGCCACATCCGCACCTGATCGTGCCAGTTCCAGCGCGATCGCGCGGCCAATCCTCCTGGCGCCGCCGGTGACCAGCGCTCGCTTCCCTGAAAGCAGACCCATGCCGGAATTAGAGCATTTCTCCAAATTCTGTAGCTTTGGAAAAATCTGCGAATGCCGTTTTCTTCGCGGAAAACGTCGCAAACAGCCAAAACTTCACCCCAGCGAAGCAGGTTCGCTGGGGCCCCCGATACTCCGCTCTACACCATAGGAGAAATGCTCTGGATGTGGAGCCTCAGGAGGTTATTCCCGTTCAAGCCGGAGCGTGCAGCGGCGTTTTCATTGAGGAAACGCCCATAGATGCACAAGCCCGACACTACACCTACAGGAAAAATGCTCTATCGCAATAATGCGAACGGGCCGCCCACAGGCGGCCCACTCGGCAACATCATGATTACTTCGGCGACGAGGTATTGTTCGTCTTGTTGGTGTCCGAGGTATTGTTCGTTTTACTATCCTTCGGCCGATTCGCTTCCTGTACGCCGGCCTTACGCTGCGACTCCTTGTCGCCATTGTCCTGATACGCAGAGACCTGCTCGCGTGGGCGAATGACGCGTACCTCGATCGCCTTATTCGCCTCTGCAATCTCGTATTGCTTGGCATAGCTGGCAAACCCGGTTGCGAGCACTTGCAGCACTACGGTCGCTCCTCGCGGAATGACATCGATCGTTGCCTTACCGTCGGGTCCGGTCTTCACTTCATAGCTTCCGTTCGGTTGACCATCTTCCATAGGACGGAAGATCACGGCGGCATTCTGAATCGGTTTGCCGTTGAAGTCCTTTACCACCAGAACTTCAATACGCGAGGTCTCCGGCGGCGCTTTGTACTTACGCCCATGTCGATCTTCACGGTTGTCCTGGGCGCCACTCACGCCCGTAACCGCCATTACCGCCGCCAACGCTACAACACCTGCACACCGCATCCTGGAGCCCCTCAAAAAGCTGACGTTATTGTACTTCTGCCACCACAGGACGGGGGAGGATATCGTTCGATAGCGTCCCGCAAAAGCGCTTAAGTAATATGAGCGCGTTTCACTCATATTTAATCTCCACAGCTTGACTTCGTTTTCCCGTTTGCATATCGTTAGCAATCGGAAGGCGTGAGTGCTAATTCCGCCGGACCAACCATTCCAAGGAGAAGTTCACACATGGCATCGACGAAGTTTACTCC
This genomic window from Terriglobus albidus contains:
- a CDS encoding carboxypeptidase-like regulatory domain-containing protein; its protein translation is MRCAGVVALAAVMAVTGVSGAQDNREDRHGRKYKAPPETSRIEVLVVKDFNGKPIQNAAVIFRPMEDGQPNGSYEVKTGPDGKATIDVIPRGATVVLQVLATGFASYAKQYEIAEANKAIEVRVIRPREQVSAYQDNGDKESQRKAGVQEANRPKDSKTNNTSDTNKTNNTSSPK
- a CDS encoding AI-2E family transporter, which encodes MAGFERDALKTAGGALVAWWRATTLDALIVGALWWLGLTLIGVPLAPLWGMLGGLLQFIPNFGPVLSVCGPALALLFTDKDWYSYCWLLGLYGAIAAIDGLLIQPYLLKRTARVPWWAAFFGPIVLGIIIPFWGVLLAPPLLAIIYAFRKPKASQGG
- a CDS encoding glycosyltransferase family 39 protein, whose amino-acid sequence is MTTVFATRTKPSSWFSRLRESFDSPVRLLPAVVFFALAIRLIVAVFAAGDIAKPTFDHGDFGAEMGWVARSLFFGHGFSAPFLPLTGPTALVPPIYPYLMSGVFRVFGLYTLQAAYVLLAINSLFSALTCIPVYFSVRNVAGQRAARWAAWGWALYPFAIYFSASQVWDYALTSLLFACCFWAAQVLHSAHRSIGWAAFGALFGVTLLSNPSVLTSLPFLLLLAGWRVRREGGPWIRRMAVAVLATIVVVLPWSIRNQRVLHTAVPLRDGFWLEFYAGNHGDTSVTNPPAAHPASNDYEMKKWVEMGETAYLAEKHDLSVRFVRQHPRHFAAVTLRRTLRYWTSFWSFDRDYLKREPFDIPNLFFCTGLTLLMLRGIRRWLRQDWRSVMPYLALVVLFPIPYYLTHASMDYRQPIEPQILALVIVGLVGMQPQESYVDEDEDAFAVEAELQPAN
- a CDS encoding MarR family winged helix-turn-helix transcriptional regulator, with the protein product MTALPELPCACMSARRLARILTRLYAEEMVGHMEPAQFGLLQMMEHMPLCTQAGLAHALCMDKTTVSRDIAVMKKRGWVEGGRGGLRVTPIGRRLLADTMPHWQRAQKRLRKALGDDGWQALFAAMRAVSYEASA
- a CDS encoding alpha-amylase family glycosyl hydrolase, whose product is MAVMMQAFYWDAPIHESKIGEWWNHLRELTPQLTASGINALWLPPISKAADIRSNGYDPYDYFDLGDFDQKGGTKTLYGNRAELEALIKTLHDHQIGAYADMVINHNSGADAEEVNPLDGQKRWTKFTPKSGKFPRDWNCFHPSRYEQVMMEGENFAGFPHLCHRNPRVYEAMYEYARLLIEELKFDGFRFDFVKGYEPWMIGLLAKYRYEREGTDFVPFVVGEHWSSKEEIGGWLERVNRHTDSQIAALDFPLRYKLKDLCDTLQYDLRNLTDDGAVVTKRPFNAVTFVDNHDMGDDEIINDKMLAYSFILVNEGYPCIFWYDYFNHDLARPRTPNGIDALIDVHHRYAGGEASILHADPDLYIMQRGGFDQQPGLVYVLNNLGDKWSGTLVKTQWPNQKFRPLAWDGHDIAHPDERRTNEEGQAEFPAPPRGYCVYVPVED
- a CDS encoding replication-associated recombination protein A, coding for MGLFDVSPMVQDTGTSRAPLAERMRPRTLDEFTGQEHLLGPGKPLRTQIEQDDAASIILWGPPGVGKTTLAKIIARVTQATFIEFSAVLSGIKEIKQVMADAEKAAQMGSRTILFVDEIHRFNKAQQDAFLPYVERGSIRLIGATTENPSFEINAALLSRCRVYTLQQLTQPQIISLLQRALHDEERGLGKLGLAADEAAMATIASYSSGDARYALNALEVAAKLAVSRKQNALTESLVTDALQQRVLLYDKSGEQHYDLISALHKSVRNSDADASLYWLGRMLVAGEDPMYVARRVVRMAVEDIGLAAPEALNLCLSARDAMHFLGSPEGELALAQAVTYLALAPKSNAVYTAWGAIQQDIQRTAAEPVPLHLRNAPTSLLKSLDYGKDYQYAHDVEGKVADMDCLPPSLANRRYYQPTQDGREKLLAQRMEEIRRIRDSKRRR
- a CDS encoding MBL fold metallo-hydrolase encodes the protein MKPFSLSPRIVTVRILLCIVAGSMAAAQPAAPRPPMIPSGETRKLTSHTYAIEDKDTTPGVPNIGFVVGSRGILVIDTGMGPRNGQTVVAEAQKLAPGHQLYLVTTHVHPEHDLGAEAFPPQTKVIRSADQEKDIAQYGLSMANTFIARSTINAELLTGANFRTADIHFDKSYDLDLGGITVRILAMGPNHTRGDTAIWVPAERVLFSGDVAMKGLPSFASPDSSVKQWLASLQTFAALKPAIVVPSHGPIGDTGYITGYQSLLTTVRDRTAALKRQGKSLEEVTSILTAELKPKYADTNRLAGAIRTAYAEAS
- a CDS encoding TrmH family RNA methyltransferase — its product is MPFLITSRTNPRLKQLRAALDGLTRLSEGYIGIEGEHLLEEALRSGLEVKSVFLREDRVLPASLILPPTLEVISVAKDAFVSATESPQGVAALVIPPRHSPEALLRGKPLIVVTEALQDPGNLGTLIRTAEAFGATGLVTLSGTVSPWNQKALRASAGSALRLPIVAGDTATIDLLRRNGVRILAAVPADGIPATKAGLVEPCAILLGNEGAGLSASMLGLADERITIPTPGPTESLNAAVAGSILLYEAARQRAGEQ
- the purQ gene encoding phosphoribosylformylglycinamidine synthase subunit PurQ — encoded protein: MKFGVLVFPGSNCDHDTYNVLDAVAHQPVTFLWHESTDLQGCDAILVPGGFAYGDYLRTGAIAHFAPVMGAVKKFAANGGLVMGICNGFQILTESGLLPGALMRNAGLKYICKQVHLRTETTDSPFTASLSPGEVLQMPVGHMEGNYFCDEATLAQLEKQNRVAFRYATPEGQVTPEANPNGSLKNIAGILSEGRNVLGLMPHPDRSSEVMLGSADGLKLFQNMVSALAAR
- a CDS encoding tyrosine-protein phosphatase, which gives rise to MIDLHHHLLYGLDDGARTLEDSLNMTRMAIEDGITHIVCTPHANHRYRFDPEINNARLNDIKQELNRSGDGDKITFGLGCDFHMTYDNIEDAKVNPAKYSINGNGYLLVELPDEGIPVGLTETFYQLQLAGLTPILTHPERNATLQRNPDRMKNWIRGGLLIQVTAGSVIGRFGRLAQALASRMLADNWVHVIATDAHNVSSRPPKMRQATDAIEEMYGAETARRLCVENPRRIFYGKQLGEQPEPIGIYGDLQPKKSWFDKLLRR
- a CDS encoding SDR family NAD(P)-dependent oxidoreductase, encoding MGLLSGKRALVTGGARRIGRAIALELARSGADVAITYRESSADAERVISEIRALGVAANAVSCDLRQPQSVREAVNRAAETMGGLDLLVNNAGRFETAALEHLTVEQWDAMAETNTRGPFLVAQAAFPYLKASHGRIVNIGSLGGLHPWATHGHYCTSKAALHMLSQTMAKAWAPEISVNCVAPGMIVFGDVEAEYQHFAERTPMKRNGSAEEVAAAVLFFATGPHFITGQLISVDGGLSL